One region of Microscilla marina ATCC 23134 genomic DNA includes:
- a CDS encoding GNAT family N-acetyltransferase, translating into MTVQIIKANIDDIPKLNKISIASKKHWGYPDAWIAQWHEALTISPNDLVESIIFKAVLDSEIIGFCALCETPENYEVLHLWLDPAYIGKGYGKTLLTEALARVAVQPKDIIVEADPYAEPFYAKMGFVTIGQVAGTYPPGRVLPLMRRER; encoded by the coding sequence ATGACTGTACAAATCATCAAAGCCAACATAGATGATATACCCAAGCTTAACAAAATAAGCATAGCCTCGAAAAAACACTGGGGCTACCCCGATGCTTGGATAGCACAATGGCACGAAGCCTTAACTATAAGTCCCAATGACTTGGTGGAGAGTATTATCTTCAAGGCAGTATTGGACAGCGAAATCATAGGCTTTTGTGCTTTATGCGAAACTCCAGAAAACTACGAGGTGCTGCACCTATGGCTTGATCCGGCATATATTGGCAAGGGATACGGCAAAACATTGCTTACCGAAGCCTTGGCACGGGTAGCCGTTCAGCCCAAAGACATTATTGTAGAAGCCGACCCTTATGCGGAGCCTTTTTATGCCAAAATGGGCTTTGTTACTATTGGGCAAGTAGCAGGCACTTATCCACCAGGCAGGGTATTGCCTTTGATGAGGAGGGAAAGATAG